Proteins co-encoded in one Camelus bactrianus isolate YW-2024 breed Bactrian camel chromosome 6, ASM4877302v1, whole genome shotgun sequence genomic window:
- the VRK1 gene encoding serine/threonine-protein kinase VRK1 isoform X2, whose product MPRVKAAQAGRQGPAKRHLAEHFAAGEIITDMAKKEWKLGSPIGQGGFGCIYLADKNSSKSVGSDAPCVVKVEPSDNGPLFTELKFYQRAAKPEQIQKWIRTHKLKYLGVPKYWGSGLHDKNGKSYRFMIMDRFGSDLQKIYEANAKRFSRKTVLQLSLRILDILEYIHEHEYVHGDIKASNLLLSYKNPDQVYLVDYGLAYRYCPEGIHKEYKEDPKRCHDGTIEFTSIDAHNGVAPSRRGDLEILGYCMIQWLSGHLPWEDNLKDPNYVRDSKIRYRENIAGLMDKCFPEKNKPDEIAKYMETVKLLDYAEKPLYEKLRDILLQGLKAVGSKDDGKLDLSVVENGGLKTKTKAKRKKEIEESMESSVEDMECSDTRTEEATQTRSKTRKRVQK is encoded by the exons ATGCCTCGTGTAAAAGCAGCTCAAGCTGGAAGACAGGGCCCTGCAAAGAGACATCTTGCAGAACATTTTGCAGCTGGGGAGATAATCACTGACATGGCAAAAAAGGAATGGAAACTGGGATCACCCATTGGCCAAGGTGGTTTTGGCTGTATATATCTTG CTGATAAGAATTCTTCAAAATCGGTGGGCAGCGATGCACCCTGTGTTGTAAAAGtg GAACCCAGTGACAATGGACCTCTTTTTACTGAACTAAAGTTCTACCAGCGAGCTGCCAAACCAGAACAAA TTCAGAAATGGATTCGTACCCACAAGCTGAAGTACCTGGGTGTTCCTAAGTATTGGGGGTCTGGTCTACatgataaaaatggaaaaag TTACAGGTTTATGATAATGGATCGCTTTGGGAGTGACCTTcagaaaatatatgaagcaaatgCCAAAAGGTTTTCTCGGAAAACTGTCTTGCAGCTAAGCTTAAGAATT CTGGATATTCTGGAGTATATTCATGAGCATGAATACGTGCACGGAGATATCAAGGCCTCAAATCTTCTTCTCAGCTACAAGAATCCTGACCAG GTGTACTTGGTAGATTATGGCCTTGCTTATCGGTACTGCCCAGAAGGGATTCACAAAGAATACAAAGAAGACCCCAAAAGATGTCACGATGGCACGATTGAATTCACCAGCATCGACGCGCACAATGGCGTGG CCCCCTCAAGACGTGGTGATTTGGAAATCCTTGGCTATTGCATGATCCAGTGGCTTAGTGGCCATCTTCCTTGGGAGGATAATTTGAAAGATCCTAACTATGTTAGAGATTCCAAAATTAG atacagagaaaacaTTGCGGGTTTGATGGACAAATGTTTTCCTGAGAAAAACAAGCCAG ATGAAATTGCTAAATACATGGAAACAGTGAAATTACTGGACTATGCTGAAAAACCTCTTTATGAGAAGTTACGAGATATTCTTTTGCAAGGACTAAAAGCTGTAGGAAGTAAGGACGATGGCAAACTGGACCTCAGTGTTGTGGAGAATGGaggtttgaaaacaaaaacaaaagcaaag